From the genome of Malus sylvestris chromosome 6, drMalSylv7.2, whole genome shotgun sequence, one region includes:
- the LOC126625748 gene encoding uncharacterized protein LOC126625748, which produces MVNKDVQDRSLFLFAPFLSGPHCAAFFKLQLKQQGDDDVKGGGRVTRETPVLKPLLKFFDDPQQSYLCTAARIFSHSKVYVLLEDGHRPRPLEADTITNTNTPRERYAFDLKTVSFDKFSSPKSIKPLGTVFSAHGQLYYIASPWGFPWIPEASFERYDPAHDKWDTLLCFGLLSHQLINPQLNNLKYKK; this is translated from the coding sequence ATGGTAAATAAAGATGTTCAAGATAGATCTCTCTTTTTATTCGCGCCTTTTCTGAGCGGTCCACATTGCGCTGCATTCTTTAAACTACAACTCAAACAACAAGGAGATGATGATGtgaaaggaggaggaagagtcACTCGTGAAACCCCCGTGCTCAAACCTCTGCTCAAGTTCTTTGATGATCCACAGCAGTCTTATCTCTGTACTGCTGCAAGGATTTTCAGCCACTCCAAGGTATATGTACTTCTAGAGGATGGTCATCGTCCCAGGCCATTGGAGGCCGACACCATTACCAACACCAACACTCCACGTGAGAGGTATGCTTTTGACCTGAAAACTGTATCATTTGATAAATTCTCTTCCCCAAAATCAATTAAGCCACTTGGTACCGTTTTTTCTGCCCATGGACAACTTTATTATATTGCTTCTCCATGGGGCTTCCCATGGATTCCGGAAGCATCCTTTGAGCGTTATGATCCTGCTCATGATAAATGGGACACACTGTTGTGCTTTGGCCTGTTATCTCACCAACTTATAAACCCACAGTTgaacaatttaaaatacaagaaataa